One genomic window of Solea solea chromosome 12, fSolSol10.1, whole genome shotgun sequence includes the following:
- the cep290 gene encoding centrosomal protein of 290 kDa isoform X4: protein MPPAALEWDKVTTIEPATLHQCGKGQVDEVFDMFIMTEDWEVKNKTPQDIVHVFRVLQAMLKIKDRELAVSIKFFEDAVEENAKAENELLAKVSKLEQERKNLGNGPDSRFLRDEIRQLEIQLEQKDKDLTQLKKEMVKEKKTNEELVVRAETAEDDVKKLKRENEQLQQDVLFYREELEQKESVPSREENAEMQRKINLLKRHICQNEEDLQRIGEENTHLITQNEQLQKSLEESVKEMEAMTDEYNKMKIVVQQTDAIMDQLRKERDHLKLQVRELTDNIHGMTGQDDPIMAAVQAKVEEWKQVLSGKDEEIVLYQQMIRDLRDKLRSAQLDVEKSNVIALQQAVQERDIQIKTLSEQVEQYTADMEQHTVFIETLKTSVKKDRGLPSSTQQRKMEELKSKLEAAESRAVQAEQVVKLAEAHAEEKDKALIETSVRLRQYESGTYGLEAAIAEIKECKNQIKERDCDIEAMTKEINQLGLRINDLLDENEDLREKLGLDPKQEMDLTEFRRAKCLRQRQYKAENQVLTKEIERLEEERLDLKKQIRHMAKERVNSRTSVVLEENIGSDRTVPLRSTHTDEEIKHKNEHLEKKLTEKEIELRLLKTQFQAKAEELSKVKQDQETVLKDSLQAMRINQEATASDGAIITLANAVDVSDRSAKSESALHLKSHVHQLVGRNQELRQELKLAREEAASSFSQLGRAKEKVSQVEGELELLRKSGSTGVVLRPLTLPEELGPSSTEVISSLNEYAVRLLQEQKNKEEQSKTLTGMLEQYKEKFSVISHQQGLLYKEYLSEKAEWQKEKETLKEAKDKLEEQKQVDAVKVQEFNELLDTLGKGPEEVRRQLSEALRKLTMLKVNEKKLMRRYTTLLEQEQHLRKENNRLREESIHMQTSVTQRIGYLQRYKEMSAYKVAALQKALDDSVPSLELEKANRQYTELTVKYRDVLQRDSCLIRRTTNLEHLESENESLRAQISAVNKELEITKEKLYTLEHAWESISSTGGESGMDKAGKALANNEMVSAARRITTLEMKELNERQRAEHAHKMYEHTRSSLRHVEERNLELESKIAELTRMNVEAQMMERELRDELANSVSKAVSDADRAAIRGLEKAEVELRIEVSKFQEMSDVAVMQVTALRARLSSSEKEVEALRRQIMDFQSLSDEKAFITQLQQHIVALQISESAAMAKLEAATSHVLQLEAYKLRAEQRLDASERTLFLVHQECRNRSKHLRQTIQSLRRQFAGALPLRQLEKFSVTMVSLQEDRAKAQEEKKNAEKERRSAEGKAEELELRLCGLQELICTLKDVKGAQKVTEWHKKMEDCRLQELRKGRELVVQKEEIRYLKNLVEEQERTIRSLEEDIVQHNMLQEERQLAWDQREVELERQLDQHEKHQSVEKLDEGTDSGKIREQSYTISDTQATCKRLSERLKEKEAALSKAEQNIESRDKVINELRLRLPTTATREHVLADLAKHEVGQSDSQRALKLAHQTIKDLQRQLDKKEDVIKKFHKQVEQDQNEMRERHREELRMLEQKLTLHSETSLDRIRQTARELVRKPTLRAPTSEHLESLAELEQTVAEQDLSLSSLTERLKLTTAELEQHKLTMETQTKKHAGDMSKMEEHYAAQLKALADENEDQRSQMAQMEKEMNYLRTELEAQKEANVRSPSNTMKNLVERLKAQLAQKEKQLKGLSKALLELRAEMTSAAEQQVLAAAVQKEEGLNVQKLIDKHTKDLKVRVQELGEELQAAKESAKVARGQENTLKKEVDSLSQELQRSQKAQRRAQAEKEEMEQEVHDLKQQNKRLSSTLQNPQEPHGKGLTVESLQKKIRRLESELENKADMKNDRDERGKAKEEVVRWEEGKKWQGKVEKVKHSLTEKERETESLSKQLNMLKELYSRLEQEKVALQKKLKARGVTADQVVGVRSTEMEKEMEELKKKNSDLETEILTIKQHQALPHHDAMENLMQRNRYLEERVHTLESHISKESLSRPSTSGRGTGTPSQRDHDLQKENLKLASENLELRFKLEQSNVDLPRLKNQVADLKEICTALKKENAEVKKKLAHVHGAGQSGKTVPELEKTIGLMKKVVERVQRENETLKRSSTSANKDRAAALKQENEKLKADYEKLKSQSEAELNSKLESKTKGLEKIVMENEHLRKRIKREAENAERLRATKMNLEVSNEKLEAKLEETDKRLLAALSSPLTEGADKNWKASVVTRMYENKMKELETALSHKTSSLAELKQQLKEAKEREEGAQTSMWRLEDQVDKLKSRSTASESETRLAKEFQAMRLLNTELQKENAALKQRLDKYSERYGEASSKLDDGTLANLLQAAESEKAKLQTEVSRLTKALESFDPSFFEELEDLKYNYNVEVKKNILLERELRKVCGQFGVEVQMPHVSIS from the exons ATGCCGCCGGCTGCCCTTGAGTGGGATAAAGTGACGACAATTGAGCCGGCGACCCTCCATCAATGTGGGAAAGGCCAAGTGGACGAGGTCTTCGACATGTTCATTATG ACAGAAGATTGGGAAGTCAAGAATAAAACTCCACAGGACATTGTTCATGTCTTCAGGGTGTTACAGGCCATGCTCAAG ATAAAGGATCGGGAACTTGCTGTTTCCATCAAATTCTTTGAAGATGCTGTGGAAGAAAATGCAAAAGCTG AAAATGAACTCCTTGCTAAGGTGTCGAAGCTGGAGCAAGAACGGAAG AACCTCGGCAATGGACCAGACAGCCGCTTTCTGAGAGACGAGATCCGGCAGCTTGAGATCCAACTGGAGCAAAAGGATAAGGACCTGACCCagttaaagaaagaaatggtCAAGGAAAAGAAAACCAATGAGGAG TTGGTTGTGCGAGCAGAGACAGCTGAGGATGATGTGAAAAAGCTAAAAAGAGAG AATGAGCAGCTCCAGCAGGACGTGCTCTTCTATCGTGAAGAGTTGGAACAGAAAGAGTCGGTTCCGTCCAGAGAAGAGAACGCTGAAATGCAGAGAAAAATCAACTTATTGAAACGCCATATCTGCCAGAATGAGGAAGACCTTCAG CGGATCggggaagaaaacacacacctgaTAACACAGaatgagcagctgcagaaaagcCTAGAGGAATCCGTGAAGGAGATGGAGGCCATGACCGACGAGTACAACAAGATGAAGATTGTTGTACAGCAGACGGATGCCATTATGGACCAGCTCAGGAAAGAGAGGgatcatttaaagctgcag GTCAGAGAATTAACGGATAACATTCATGGCATGACTGGACAGGATGACCCAATTATGGCAGCAGTTCAGGCCAAAGTGGAAGAGTGGAAG CAAGTGCTGTCTGGGAAGGATGAGGAAATTGTACTGTACCAACAGATGATTCGCGATCTGAGGGATAAGCTGCGTTCAGCCCAACTGGATGTGGAGAAGAGCAACGTTATTGCCTTGCAGcag GCTGTTCAAGAGCGGGATATCCAAATCAAGACTCTGAGTGAGCAGGTGGAGCAGTATACAGCAGACATGGAGCAGCACACTGTTTTCATTGAGACGTTAAAGACATCCGTGAAGAAAGACAGAG gTCTGCCATCATCCACACAGCAGAGAAAGATGGAAGAGCTAAAGTCTAAGCTGGAAGctgcagagagcagagcagtgcaAGCAGAGCAGGTGGTAAAGCTTGCTGAGGCTCATGCCGAGGAAAAGGACAAGGCACTCATTGAGACTTCTGTGCGCTTGAGACAGTATGAATCT GGCACTTATGGGCTGGAAGCTGCCATTGCGGAGATTAAAGAGtgtaaaaatcaaatcaaagagaGAGATTGTGATATAGAGGCCATGACAAAAGAGATCAACCAGCTTGGGTTGAGGATCAATGACCTCTTGGACGAAAACGAGGATCTCCGAGAAAAACTAG GTCTGGACCCAAAGCAGGAAATGGATCTGACAGAATTCAGACGAGCCAAATGTCTCAGGCAGCGCCAATACAAAGCAGAAAATCAAGTCCTTACAAAAGAG attgaaCGGCTTGAAGAGGAAAGACTGGACCTAAAGAAGCAAATTAGACATATGGCCAAGGAAAGAG TAAACTCAAGGACAAGCGTTGTCCTGGAGGAAAACATTGGCTCCGACAGAACTGTGCCACTGAGAAGCACTCACACAGATGAAGAGATCAAACACAAG AACGaacacctggaaaaaaaactgactgaAAAGGAGATTGAGTTGAGACTTCTGAAGACCCAGTTTCAAGCCAAAG CGGAAGAATTGTCAAAAGTGAAACAAGATCAGGAGACTGTCCTGAAAGACTCTCTCCAAGCCATGAGGATTAATCAAGAGGCCACTGCATCTGATGGTGCCATCATTACATTGGCTAAT GCAGTAGATGTCAGCGATAGGAGTGCGAAGTCTGAATCAGCTCTGCACCTCAAGTCCCACGTACATCAGCTGGTGGGGAGAAACCAAGAACTGAGACAGGAACTGAAACTGGCACGTGAGGAAGCAGCAAGCAGCTTCAGCCAACTTGGCAGAGCCAAAGAAAAG GTGAGCCAAGTGGAAGGGGAATTGGAGCTGCTTAGGAAGTCAGGCAGCACTGGCGTTGTCCTCAGACCTCTGACCCTTCCTGAGGAGCTGGGGCCCAGCAGCACTGAGGTCATTAGTTCCCTGAATGAGTACGCCGTTCGACTTCTTCAG GAACAGAAAAACAAGGAGGAACAAAGCAAGACGCTTACTGGAATGTTGGAGCAATACAAAGAGAAGTTTTCGGTTATCAGCCACCAACAGGGACTCCTTTACAAAGAATACCTAAG tgAGAAGGCTGAGTggcagaaggagaaagagacgTTAAAAGAGGCGAAAGACAAGCTGGAAGAACAAAAGCAAGTGGATGCTGTTAAAGTTCAAGAGTTTAAT GAGCTGCTTGACACGCTTGGAAAGGGCCCAGAGGAAGTCAGGAGACAGTTGAGTGAAGCATTGCGCAAGCTGACAATGCTAAAGGTCAACGAGAAGAAACTGATGCGCCGCTACACCACCCTgctggagcaggagcagcacctCCGCAAGGAAAACAACAGACTGAGAGAGGAGAGTATCCACATGCAGACTTCTGTCACCCAGAGGATTGGTTACCTGCAGAGATATAAG GAAATGTCTGCATATAAAGTCGCAGCTCTGCAAAAGGCCTTGGACGACAGTGTGCCCTCTTTAGAGCTAGAAAAGGCTAACAGACAATACACAGAGCTCACAGTCAAATACAGAGATGTGCTGCAGAGGGACAGTTGCCTCATACGGAGAACCACCAACCTCGAGCATTTGGAG AGTGAGAATGAGTCTCTGCGGGCGCAAATCTCTGCTGTGAATAAAGAGCTGGAGATCACGAAGGAGAAACTGTATACTTTAGAGCACGCGTGGGAGAGCATCAGTTCAACTG GAGGTGAAAGTGGTATGGATAAAGCAGGGAAGGCACTGGCCAACAACGAAATGGTATCAGCTGCCAGAAGAATCACCACTCTGGAGATGAAGGAGCTGAATGAAAGGCAGAGAGCTGAGCATGCCCACAAAATGTATGAACACACGAGGAGCTCCCTCCGGCATGTGGAGGAGCGCAACTTAGAGCTGGAATCCAAGATTGCAGAG TTGACCAGAATGAATGTGGAGGCCCAGATGATGGAACGGGAGCTGAGAGATGAGCTGGCGAACAGCGTCAGTAAAGCTGTCAGTGATGCTGATAGAGCAGCGATTAGAGGGCTGGAGAAAGCCGAGGTCGAGCTTCGCATCGAAGTCTCCAA GTTTCAAGAGATGTCTGATGTGGCTGTGATGCAGGTGACTGCTCTACGGGCACGACTCAGTTCTAGTGAGAAGGAAGTAGAAGCTTTGAGGAGACAAATAATGGACTTCCAG TCGCTGTCCGATGAGAAAGCCTTCATTACGCAGCTCCAACAACACATTGTGGCTCTGCAGATCAGTGAATCTGCGGCGATGGCCAAACTAGAGGCCGCCACCTCTCACGTTCTACAACTCGAGGCCTACAAGCTGCGCGCCGAACAGCGGCTGGACGCCAGCGAGCGCACCCTGTTCCTTGTCCACCAGGAGTGCAGAAATCGCTCCAAGCACCTACGACAGACCATTCAATCACTGCGCAGGCAGTTTGCCGGAGCCCTGCCGCTTCGCCAACTGGAAAAATTCTCCGTGACCATGGTGAGCCTCCAGGAAGACAGAGCAAAAGcccaggaggagaagaagaacgcagagaaggagaggaggagcgcTGAGGGCAaggctgaggagctggaacTGAGGCTTTGTGGGCTGCAGGAACTCATCTGTACACTGAAGGATGTGAAAGGAGCCCAGAAG GTCACCGAGTGGCACAAGAAGATGGAAGACTGTCGTCTGCAGGAGCTGCGCAAAGGTAGGGAACTGGTGGTCCAGAAGGAGGAGATCAGGTATCTGAAGAACCTTGTGGAGGAACAGGAGCGAACCATACGCTCGCTGGAAGAGGACATTGTGCAGCACAACATG CTACAAGAAGAACGGCAACTTGCGTGGGATCAGCGTGAGGTGGAGCTGGAGCGCCAACTGGACCAGCACGAGAAGCACCAGAGTGTGGAAAAG cttgATGAGGGTACAGACTCGGGCAAAATCAGAGAGCAAAGCTACACCATCTCGGACACACAGGCCACCTGTAAACGTTTGTCTGAG AGGctgaaagagaaagaagcaGCTCTGTCGAAGGCAGAGCAAAACATCGAGTCCAGGGATAAAGTTATCAACGAGCTGCGCCTTCGGCTCCCGACCACTGCCACACGGGAACACGTGCTAGCCGACCTCGCCAAGCATGAAGTGGGCCAGTCCGACAGTCAGCGCGCCCTCAAGCTGGCTCACCAGACCATCAAAGACCTCCAGCGTCAACTCGACAAAAAAGAAGACGTAATAAAGAAGTTCCACAAACAAGTCGAACAG GATCAAaatgagatgagagagagacaccgcGAGGAGCTCAGAATGCTGGAGCAGAAGCTGACCTTGCACTCGGAGACCTCCCTGGACCGCATCAGACAGACGGCAAGG GAGTTGGTACGGAAACCCACTCTCAGAGCGCCGACCTCCGAGCACCTCGAGAGCCTGGCTGAGTTGGAGCAAACGGTGGCTGAGCAGGACCTCTCGCTCTCCTCTTTAACCGAGAGGCTGAAGCTGACCACCGCAGAGCTGGAGCAACACAAGCTCACCATGGAAACGCAGACTAAGAAACATGCTGGCGACATGTCAAA GATGGAGGAGCACTACGCTGCCCAGCTGAAGGCCCTGGCCGATGAGAATGAGGATCAGAGGAGCCAGATGGCCCAGATGGAGAAGGAGATGAACTACCTTCGCACTGAGCTGGAGGCCCAGAAGGAGGCCAACGTCCGCTCCCCCAGCAACACCATGAAAAACCTGGTGGAACGACTGAAAGCGCAGCTCGctcagaaagaaaaacagctcaAG GGTCTCAGTAAGGCACTGTTGGAGCTGCGGGCAGAGATGACGTCCGCTGCAGAGCAGCAAGTCCTTGCTGCCGCAGTGCAAAAAGAAGAGGGCCTCAATGTACAGAAGTTGATTGACAAACACACCAAAGACTTGAAG GTGCGAGTGCAGGAACTCGGCGAGGAACTTCAAGCTGCGAAAGAGTCTGCAAAGGTGGCCAGAGGTCAGGAGAACACGCTGAAAAAGGAAGTGGACAGCTTGAGCCAGGAGCTCCAGAGGAGTCAAAAAGCCCAGAGACGTGCGCAGGCCGAGAAGGAGGAGATGGAGCAGGAAGTTCACGATCTCAAGCAACAAAACAAGAGGCTGAGCAGCACTCTTCAG AATCCACAAGAACCACATGGCAAGGGGCTGACCGTTGAGAGTCTGCAGAAGAAGATTAGGAGGCTCGAGTCGGAGTTGGAGAATAAAGCGgacatgaaaaatgacagagatGAGCGCGGAAAG GCCAAAGAAGAAGTTGTGCGGTGGGAGGAGGGGAAGAAATGGCAGGGGAAGGTGGAGAAAGTTAAGCATTCACTGACGGAGAAGGAACGCGAGACCGAGTCACTGTCGAAGCAGCTTAACATGCTTAAAGAACTCTATAGCAg GCTGGAGCAAGAGAAGGTTGCACTCCAGAAAAAGCTAAAGGCTCGAGGTGTAACAGCTGACCAGGTGGTGGGGGTGCGATCCACTGAAATGGAGAAGGAaatggaggagctgaagaagaagaactcagACCTGGAGACAGAGATTCTCACTATTAA ACAACACCAGGCTTTACCTCACCATGATGCCATGGAGAATCTGATGCAAAGGAACCGCTACCTTGAGGAGAGAGTCCACACTCTGGAGAGTCATATATCCAAAGAATCTCTGTCCAGACCCTCT ACTTCAGGACGAGGCACCGGCACTCCCTCGCAGCGGGATCACGACCTCCAAAAAGAGAACCTCAAGCTCGCCTCTGAGAACCTGGAGCTGCGCTTTAAGCTGGAGCAAAGCAACGTGGACTTACCAAGACTCAAG AATCAAGTTGCAGACCTGAAGGAGATATGCACTGCtctgaaaaaggaaaatgctGAGGTGAAGAAAAAGCTGGCTCATGTGCATGGA gctGGCCAGAGTGGTAAAACTGTACCTGAACTGGAGAAAACCATTGGGCTGATGAAGAAGGTGGTGGAGAGGgtacagagagaaaatgagaccCTGAAGAGGTCGAGCACGTCCGCAAATAAAGACCGAGCCGCTGCCTTGAAGCAAGAAAATGAGAAACTAAAG GCCGACTATGAGAAGCTAAAGAGTCAAAGTGAGGCTGAGCTGAATTCCAAACTGGAATCCAAAACCAAAGGACTGGAGAAAATCGTGATGGAAAACGAACACCTGCGCAAGCGCATCAAAAGG GAAGCGGAGAATGCCGAGAGGCTGAGAGCCACCAAAATGAATCTGGAGGTGAGTAACGAGAAGCTCGAGGCAAAGCTGGAAGAAACCGACAAACGGCTTCTCGCAGCTCTGTCCTCGCCGCTCACAGAGGGAGCAGACAAGAACTGGAAGGCGTCTGTCGTAACAAG aatgtatgaaaacaaaatgaaggaaCTGGAGACGGCGCTCTCACACAAGACCTCGAGCCTCGCCGAGCTCAAACAACAGCTGAAGGAGGCGAAGGAGCGGGAGGAAGGAGCTCAGACAAGCATGTGGAGGCTTGAAGATCAG GTCGACAAGTTAAAAAGCAGATCTACTGCCTCAGAGAGTGAAACGAGACTCGCCAAAGAGTTCCAGGCAATGAG GTTGCTGAACACCGAGCTGCAGAAGGAGAACGCGGCTCTGAAGCAAAGACTGGACAAGTACAGTGAGCGCTACGGAGAGGCGTCTTCCAAACTCG ACGATGGAACGCTGGCAAACCTCCTGCAGGCGGCGGAGAGCGAGAAAGCCAAACTCCAAACCGAGGTGAGCAGGCTGACGAAAGCGCTGGAGAGCTTTGACCCGTCGTTTTTTGAGGAGCTTGAGGACTTGAAGTACAACTACAAcgtggaggtgaagaagaacaTTCTGCTGGAGCGAGAGCTGAGGAAAGTGTGCGGTCAGTTTGGTGTCGAGGTTCAAATGCCCCATGTGTCCATCAGTTAA